The genomic region CGCCGGTGCTGGGCAGCACGCTGGTGCGCGCGGCGGGGTCGTACGAGCCCGCGTTGCTCGGCAGGACCTGGGTCGGGTCGGCGGCCCCGGGCGTCTCGGGCACCTCGGCGGGTGCCGGGTCGGGCGCGAGCAGCGCGCCCACCCCGAGCGCGGCGGCGACCTGCGCGGGGGTGGCGTGGACGCCGACGCCCTCGGCGACCGTACGCAGCCCGCGGGCCAGGTTCTCGGCGCTCGGGCGGCGGTCCGGGTCCTTGCTCAGGCAGCGCTCTATGACCGTCCAGAGCGCCTCGGGCACGGTGGTGGGCCTGCGGGGCTCCGCGTTGAGGTGCTGCTGGAGCACTTCGAGGGCGGTGCCGCCCGCGAACGGGGGCTGCCCGGTGACCAGTTCGTACAGCAGGATGCCCGCACCGTAGATGTCGACCGCGGAGGTCTGCGGGCGGCCCTCGGCGGACTCGGGGGCGACGTAGGCGGGCGTGCCGACGAACTCGTGGGTCCGGGTGAGGCCCGGGGAGTCCGCGAGGCGCGCGATGCCGAAGTCGGTGAGCATGGGGTGCATCTGGCCGTCGGCGTCCTGCTTCACCAGGACGTTCGCGGGCTTCAGGTCGCGGTGCACGACGCCGTCGGCGTGGCTGGCGGCGAGCGCGTCGGCGATCTGCGCGGTGAGCAGCGCGGCGGCCACCGGGCTGAACGGGCCGTTGTCCCTGAGGTACCGGTGCAGGTCCGGGCCGTCGATCAGGTCCATGACGAGGGCGAGCAGATCACCCTCGACGACCAGGTCACGGGTCCGCACGATGTTCGGGTGCGTGAGGCGCAGCAGGACCGAACGCTCGCGCAGGAAGCGCATCACCACGTCCGGGTCGCTCGCCAGCTCCTCCTTGAGGACCTTGATCGCGACGGTCTCGCCCGGCTGACCCTGCACGGCCGCCTCGGCGCCTGCGGTCTCCCGCTGGCTGGCCCGCCAGACGGTGCCCGTGGCGCCACGGCCGAGCGGCTCTTCGAGCAGGTACTTGCTGCCTACGGGCCGCACGTCATGCGCTCCCTGTGATCGTCGTCCCTTGCCTGGTCCACCGGCCCCCCGGCCCGGATGTCCGCCCCACTCTAGAGCCTGTCCGGCCGATCTTCGCCGGGCCGGGACCGATCCGGCGGGACCGAACCGGCAGGCCGCGGTGCCGCCCGGCGGGGCGCCGGCCGACGGTCCTCCGGTCAGGTTCCGGTGGTGTTCGAAAGGAAGACGCGAAGAGAACGACGTTGGTTGCCGCAAGACGCTGCCTCATAGGTCAGGCGCGATCCCAAGCAGGCATTTTTAGGTCCAGAGCCGACCATTCAAGATCACTTAGCGGCGACCGCCGGGCGTGTTGTCAGTGGCAGGTGCGAGGATGCCTCCAGCACGGCTTTGTGGGGGCGGGAGCCCCGTGATCCGTGCAGACCTGCCGGGTGGGGGAGATCACAGGGCGGCTCCTGCCAGGCACCCTCCGCAGAAGGGACCGCTGACGGCTATGCAGATCCGGCTGACCGTCCTCGCGCCGCGCAGCGGCCGATCCGCGTCCGGGACGCGCTCCTGCGACGTGCTCGTCACCGCCCCCGCCGGGGCGGCGCTGGCCACTGTCGCCTCCGGCCTGGCCACGGCCGTGGCAGGCCCGGAAGGGCCCGGCTCCAACGCCGTGGTGCTGTACGCGGGCGGGCAGCGCCTGGACCTGCAGCGCTGCCCGCTGGGCGAGCCGCCGCTGGTGGACGGGGCGGTGCTCTCGCTCCAGGTCCCCGGCGCCGACGACGCGGGCGACCCGTCCGCCACCCAGCTCCATGTGGTCGCGGGGCCCGACGCGGGCGGTGTCCATCTGCTGCACGGCGGGCAGATCAGGATCGGCCGCTCCGGCGAGGCGGACGTCCCGCTGGACGACCCGGACGTCTCGCGGCTGCACTGCGCGGTGACGGTCGCGGAGGACGGCCGGGTGACGGTCGCCGATCTGGGCTCGACGAACGGCACGACCCTGGACGGCTCGGGCGTGGGTGACCGCCCGGTCCGTATGACACCCGGGTCCCTGCTCCGGGTCGGCGAATCGGCGCTGCGGATCACTCCTGGGAACAGCAGCGGCACGGGCAGCGGCCCGCTGTCGGCGGTGCCGGACGGCGAAGGTCACCTGCGGGTGGCCCGTGACGGCGCGGACGGCGGGCGCAGTACCGGAAGCGGTCCGGGCGGCGGGCGTACCGGAAGCGGGCCGGGCGGCGCCCGGCCCGGACCGGCACCGGCCCACGACAGCGCGGCCCGGGGTTCCCACGGCTCCGTACCCGCCCAGGCCACCGGTCACGGCACCGGCACCGCGTACGGGCTCGGAAGCCCCGGCGGTCACCCCGGGCACGACGGACCCGGCGAGGGGTACATACCGGTGCAGGGCGGCGCCTCCGGCGCACGGCCCAGCTCCCGGCGGGTCAGCGCGGCCGGTTCCGTACCGGTCCGCGACCCGTACAGCAATCTCTACGACGAAGCGGCGGCGGCCTACGCCCAGGACGCGGGCTTCGCCGCCCGTGGCCGCCAGGGCACCCCGCCGCGCGGCACGCGGCTGCCCGAGCAGGACCGGACCGGCCGTCCCTCCGACGAGGCCGCCGGTGAGGGAGGCGGCGACGCCGAGGCCGCGCGCAGGCGCGGCGGGATAGGGGCCTGGGCGAGACGTCTGGCGGGCGGACGGCCCGACGCGGCGCACGAGGGCATGGCGGCCCCGGCGGCCGGGCCGTCCCGCGCCGCCGCGGACTCCTCGGCCGGGGTGCCCGGTGCGGACACCTGGCCCGACCCGGCCTCGCTGCTGCTGACCGCGCTCGGCCCCGGGCCCCGTCTCTGGGAGCGCGCCCCCGGCCACCGCGAAGAGCTCGTCGTCCGGCTCGGCACCGCCGACCGGGCCACGCCCGACGGCACGGGTGTGGTGCCCGCCGTGCCGGTGACCGTCTCGCTGCGCGAGGCGGGTTCGCTGGGGCTCGCGGGTCCCCGCGCCCGGCTGGCCGGACTGGCCCGCTCGGCCGTGGCCCAGCTCGCCGCGCTGCACTCCCCCGCCGACCTGGAGATCGTGCTGATCAGCACGGACCGGGCGCGCCCGCTCGAAGCGCGCCGGGCCGACTGGGGCTGGCTCGGCTGGCTGCCGCACGTGCGGCCCACGCACGGCCAGGACTGCCGGCTGCTGCTGGCGTACGACCGGGACCAGGCCACGGCCCGCACCGCCGAACTGGTGCGCAGGCTGGACGACGGCCCGCTGGGCACCGGCTGGGCGTCCGCCGAGGCGGGGGCCGTGTCGGCCGCCGCCGACCGGTACGAAGGACCGCACACCGTGGTGATCGTCGACGGCGACCCCGGCTCCGCCGCCCTGCGGGAGACCACCGCACGGCTGGCCTCGGCGGGCGCCGCCTGCGGGGTCCATGTGCTCTGCCTGGCCGAGACCCCGCCGGCCTCCCCCGCCTCCCCGCTCGAAACGACCTACGAGATGGCCTGCGCGGCCTCGCTCGCGTTCCGTGAGTGCGGGGCGGCGGCCCTGCTGAGCGGCGATGTGGCGACCGCGCTGCGGCTGCTGCGTACGGCGCGCGGCGTCCACCCGGCGTACGGCAGGGAGGGCCGCCCCGCGGACCACGGCACGTTCGCCGTGGTCGACGCGGTCTCGGCGGCCTGGGCCGAGCGGTTCGGCCGGGCACTTGCTCCGCTGCGCGCGGACGCCAGCGCCTCCGCCAGCCCGGCCCGCCTGGCCGCCGAACTGCCCCCGACGGCACGGTTGTTGGACGAGCTGGGCCTGGCCCGCGCCACCCCGGCTTCGCTGATGGCCCGGTGGGCGTCGGACGCGGAGGCGACCGCGGTGCTCGGCGCGGGACCGCGCGGCCCGGTCACCGTCGATCTGGCCACCGAGGGCCCGCACCTGCTGATAGAAGGGCCGACCGGCAGCGGCCGGACGGAGCTGCTGCGGGCCGCCGCCGCCTCGCTGGCCGCCGCGGCCCGCCCCGACCGGCTCGGGCTGATCCTGGTCGACGGCGCGGGCGGTGACCGCGGTGACGGCCTCCGGGCCTGTACGGAGCTGCCGCACACCTCGACCTATCTGGTGGCGTCGGACCCGGTCAGGATGCGGGACTTCGCCCAGGCCCTCGGCGCCGAACTGAAGCGCCGCGCCGGGCTGTTGGGACAGGGCGACTTCACCGAGTGGCAGCGCAGCCACGAGGGCGCGGCCCGGGTGGTCGGGCAACGGCCCCCCAGCCCCGCCGAGCAGCGCGGCGACCTCGAATCGCCCGCCAGCGGCACCCTGCGGCTGCGCCCGGCCGGGGCCCGTACCGCCGCCGCGGTCCCCGGACCCACCCCGCTGCCCCGGCTGGTCGTGGTCGTCGACGACTTCGACGCGCTGGTGGCACCGGCGCTGGGCAGCCCGGGGCGCCCCGCCGCGGGCTCGGTGGTCCGGGCCCTGGAGGCGGTGGCCAGGGACGGTGAGCGCCTCGGCGTCCACCTGATCGCCGCGTCGGCCCGCCCGGACCGTACGGCCGACACGGACCTGGCGCGGATCAGCCGGCTGCGGGTGGTCCTCGATCCCCCGCCGCTCTCCCCCGCCCCGGACGCGCCGTCGCCGGGGAGGGGC from Streptomyces sp. NBC_01267 harbors:
- a CDS encoding serine/threonine-protein kinase encodes the protein MRPVGSKYLLEEPLGRGATGTVWRASQRETAGAEAAVQGQPGETVAIKVLKEELASDPDVVMRFLRERSVLLRLTHPNIVRTRDLVVEGDLLALVMDLIDGPDLHRYLRDNGPFSPVAAALLTAQIADALAASHADGVVHRDLKPANVLVKQDADGQMHPMLTDFGIARLADSPGLTRTHEFVGTPAYVAPESAEGRPQTSAVDIYGAGILLYELVTGQPPFAGGTALEVLQQHLNAEPRRPTTVPEALWTVIERCLSKDPDRRPSAENLARGLRTVAEGVGVHATPAQVAAALGVGALLAPDPAPAEVPETPGAADPTQVLPSNAGSYDPAARTSVLPSTGAADPTAVLPPVPPGQAPGDRSPDRPEQPHPWQSQLSAARDRNEQTQVQYLGPDQDPLRHRPQRQPQQPPQRRQPPPQQQYAPQQPQGYAQPPQQQYAPQQQYAPQPQQRPQQRPQQQQYAPPQQPQAPAPREPREPRRRSANPVRIPGLGCLKGCFVIVLVLFVGSWLVWELTPLQGWIGSSKSFFSEISSGFNSVKDFVNKVTG
- a CDS encoding FtsK/SpoIIIE domain-containing protein; this encodes MQIRLTVLAPRSGRSASGTRSCDVLVTAPAGAALATVASGLATAVAGPEGPGSNAVVLYAGGQRLDLQRCPLGEPPLVDGAVLSLQVPGADDAGDPSATQLHVVAGPDAGGVHLLHGGQIRIGRSGEADVPLDDPDVSRLHCAVTVAEDGRVTVADLGSTNGTTLDGSGVGDRPVRMTPGSLLRVGESALRITPGNSSGTGSGPLSAVPDGEGHLRVARDGADGGRSTGSGPGGGRTGSGPGGARPGPAPAHDSAARGSHGSVPAQATGHGTGTAYGLGSPGGHPGHDGPGEGYIPVQGGASGARPSSRRVSAAGSVPVRDPYSNLYDEAAAAYAQDAGFAARGRQGTPPRGTRLPEQDRTGRPSDEAAGEGGGDAEAARRRGGIGAWARRLAGGRPDAAHEGMAAPAAGPSRAAADSSAGVPGADTWPDPASLLLTALGPGPRLWERAPGHREELVVRLGTADRATPDGTGVVPAVPVTVSLREAGSLGLAGPRARLAGLARSAVAQLAALHSPADLEIVLISTDRARPLEARRADWGWLGWLPHVRPTHGQDCRLLLAYDRDQATARTAELVRRLDDGPLGTGWASAEAGAVSAAADRYEGPHTVVIVDGDPGSAALRETTARLASAGAACGVHVLCLAETPPASPASPLETTYEMACAASLAFRECGAAALLSGDVATALRLLRTARGVHPAYGREGRPADHGTFAVVDAVSAAWAERFGRALAPLRADASASASPARLAAELPPTARLLDELGLARATPASLMARWASDAEATAVLGAGPRGPVTVDLATEGPHLLIEGPTGSGRTELLRAAAASLAAAARPDRLGLILVDGAGGDRGDGLRACTELPHTSTYLVASDPVRMRDFAQALGAELKRRAGLLGQGDFTEWQRSHEGAARVVGQRPPSPAEQRGDLESPASGTLRLRPAGARTAAAVPGPTPLPRLVVVVDDFDALVAPALGSPGRPAAGSVVRALEAVARDGERLGVHLIAASARPDRTADTDLARISRLRVVLDPPPLSPAPDAPSPGRGRLGRPDSGVTPFQGGRVTGRIPRTATLRPTVVPLEWERMGDPPARRPVRELGNGPTDLALLASALDRAARSVDAVSVPSLNV